The Acidobacteriota bacterium nucleotide sequence CCACCCCTCACGTCATCGGCCTGGTTCTGGGTCAAGGTGACCAACGGCTGCGGGTACACGTTTTCGAGCGCGGCCCGGGTGACCGTCGAAGCCTGCACCCCGGTCGCCATCACCACCCAGCCCATGGGGACGACCATCCCCACGGGCGGGACCGTCACCCTGGGAGTGGCCGCCACCGGGACCGAACCCGTTGATTTCCAGTGGTACCAGGGGAGCAGCGGGGATACCTCCATGCCCATCCAGGACGCCGTCACGGCAGTCCTGACCGTGGGGCCTCTCTCCCAGTCCACGCCGTACTGGGTCAAGCTGACCAACGGTTGCGGCAGCGTCAACAGCGCCACGGCCCTCGTTACGGTACAGCCCTGCCAACCGCCGTCGTTCACCGCCCAGCCCATCGGCCAGAACATTGCCCCCTGGCGGCCCGTTCTCCTCTCGGCCATTGCCGAGGGTACGCAACCGCTTCTCTACCAGTGGTACCTCGGCCCGAGCGGCGACACGCGAAACCCCATCCCCGGCGCCGTCGGCAGCCAGTACAACTCCCCCGTCCTGGGACGCAACACCACGTTCTGGGTCCGCGCCTCCAACCCGTGCGGGTTCATTGACAGCGTGACGGCCGCCGTCACGCTCCAGGCGTGCACCCCGCCGGTGATCACCCGGCAACCCCAGGGTACCACTGTTCTGCCCGGTCAACCCACGACCCTGGCGGTAGTCGCCGATGGCTACGGAACCCTCGCGTACCAGTGGTACCAGGGGACCAGCGGGGACACCTCCGCTCCCATCGCGGGCGCCGATGACGCCTCCTACACCACGCCGGCGATGGCATCGACCACCAACTTCTGGGTGAGCGTGACCAACGACTGCGGAACCGTGTCGAGCAACACGGCCACGGTCGCGGTGAACGCGGGGAAATCCGTCATCAACTCCCAGCCCCAGCCCCAGTCCGTCCAGGCCGGCGAGCGCGCCACCCTTCGCGTCGCCTACTCCGGGGGCCCGCTGAAGAAACTGGATACCTGCCAGTGGTACAACGGGGAAAGCGGCGACACCTCCAACCCGGTCGAAGGGGCCACCGCTCCCGAATACACCACGCCGTCCCTGGATTCCAGCACTTCCTACTGGTGCGAAGTGGACGGTTCCGCCGACAGCCAGACCGCCACGGTCCAGGTCCAGGGGTCCGGCGATTCGACCCTGTACGCGGCCCATATCGCCACGGACTCCAACTGGTGGAGCCGAATCACCCTCGTAAACCTCAGCGACAACGCAACGGACGCCCATATCGACGCCTACCTCGGATGCGGTCTTTCCGCCTACGCCAAGGGTGCGCCCCAGCGGACCATCCTGCCCGGAAACACCTGCGTCATCCGGGCCGAGGACATCCTCCAGCCCGGCAGCGACTACTGGCTGAAGATTCGAAGTTCGAAAAAACTGGCGGGCGTGGTGGAGTTCGGCATGAAGGGAAACCCGACCACGGAGGTGATCCTGCCCCTCATCGACATGGGCTCGAAGAGCATGGTTTATCCGTACGTGGTGTCCGGGGTGGGGAACTGGTACACCGGCGTCACCCTCATCAACACCACCCCGGTGCCGGTGCAGTACGTCGTCTCGGCCTACAAGGAGGACGGCACGCCGCTGGCCGCCGTGGGGCCCCTCTACCTCCCGGCGTCCAGCAAGTTCGTCCGGATGGTGAACACCATCTTCCCGTCCGAGGCCGGGGTCAACCCCTCGGACATCCGCTTCCTTAAGGTGGAGACCACGGCGGAGCAGGATTCCCTGGTCGGCTTCGAACTCTTCGGCATCTTCAGCGCCCAGGGCGGGCTGTCGGGCCTGCCCACCTATGCCATCCCCATCGACCCTGCTTCCCCGTCGTCGACCTCCACGCTTCACTTGGGCGAAATCCCCGACAACAACGAGTGGTACACGGGGATGACCTTCTCCAACCTGGGGCTGGTTCCGGTCACCGCGAACGCGGACCTCCTGGACGACAAGGGGGCCGTCATTACCTCCAACAGCTTCACGGTCGGACCCCAGAGCCAGATGACCCGGGAGGTCTGGAGCCTGTTCGACGGATCCGTTCACGCCGGGGCGTCCCGGGTCCGGGTCACCTCCCCGACCCCCCTCCTCGGGTTCGAGATCAACGCGGCCCGCAACGGCATGGAGAGCCTGGATTTCGACGGCCTGCTCGGCTTGGGCGGAGGCCTCACGAAACAGTCCTTCCCGCTGGTGCGCTGCACGGGCGGATGGACAACCGTGCTCACCCTGAACAACCTGGCCGGCGCCGACAACGCCTACACCCTTCGAATCTTCAATGCCGCGGGGGCCGAGTTGGCGTCCCTCCCCGGCGCCCTGGCCGCCGGCTACCAGGGCAAGCTGGACCTGGCGGCCCTCTTCCCCGCGCAGGCCGCTTCCATCGCGTGGGCGAAGCTGGAGTCGGCCCAACCGATCCTGGCGGGCGCCACCCTGAAGAACACCGCCACCAACCAGGTGGGGAAGTACGTGGGCATCCAGTACCAGTGATCGGAGCGGACGTCCCCCGCCCGGGACCGGCTGCCCCGCGGGAGACCCCGTCGATCGAACGGAGACGCCGGCGGGCCCTCGAGGCCCGCCGGTTGTCTTGCACCCTACTCTCCCTTGGAAACACCCTCCACAGGCCGGAGCCGGGCGAGAGCCCGGTTTCTCTTTGCGCTTCCGGCGTTCGTTGTGGTATTAGACCGGTCTGCGACGACCCTGCCGGATGAGGTGTCATCGGCGCGGGGCGGCAGATCCGGCCGCGGGGTTCGCGCATCGAAAATGGCTGAAGCGTGAAGGAGGCAGGGCCCATGACCGACCCGCGATACGACTGGCTGCTTACCAGTGACCCAGGGACACTCGATGCCCTATTCCGGCGGTTCGTGTCGGACCCGGCTTCGGTCGACCCCGGCTTGCGGCACTTTTTCGAGGGCTTCCAACTGGGCTGCGTCGAGGGTGGCGCCGGGGTCGCCGGGGAGGCAGGGTTCGACCCGGCCGGGGTGGAGCACGAACGGAAGGAGTTCCAGGTCCTGGCGCTGATCCACGAGTACCGGACCCGCGGTCACCTCTTCACCCCGACCAATCCGGTCCGAACCCGGCGCTGTTACACCCCCGATCTGAACAAGACCCGTTTCGGGCTCGACGAAGCCGATCTGGACCATGTCTTCCACGCCGGGCGCGAGGTGGGGCTGGGCCCCGCCACCCTGCGGGACATCCTGTCCCTGATGGAGGAGACCTACTGCACCGCCATCGGGGCGGAGTACATGTTCGTACGGGTCCCGGAGCGCGTCCGGTGGCTCCGGGAACGGATGGAGTCGACCCGTAACCGGCCGGCGTTCACCATCGATCGCAAGCGAGCGATCCTGGACAGTCTCAGCCGCGCCGTGGTGTTCGAGAACTTCCTCCACGCAAAGTTCCCGGGTCAGAAACGCTTCTCGGTCTCCGGGGGCGAGAGCCTCATCCCGGCCCTGGAGGCCCTGGTCAGCCATGGCGCGCAAGTGGGTGTCCGGGAAATCGTGGCCTCCATGGCGCACCGGGGGCGGATCAACGTCCTGGCCAACGTCTTCGGGAAACCATGGCGGGACCTCTTCGAGGAGTTCGAAGGGTGCTCCTGGGAAGACGAGATTTACGCCGGTGACGTCAAGTACCATCTGGGTTGGCACGGCAGCGTGTCTCCCGAACCCGGGCGGGAGATCATCCTCAATCTCGTTCCCAACCCCTCCCATCTCGAGGCGGGCGGGACCGTCGCGCAGGGGTTCGCCCGGGCCCGCATCGAACACTTCCACGGGGGAGACGCGTCTCGGGCGCTCCCGGTCATCGTCCACGGTGACGCCGCCCTGTCCGCCCAGGGGGTGGTCTACGAACTGGTCCAGATGGCCGGCCTGGAGGCGCACCGGACCGGTGGAACGCTGCACCTGGCCGTCAACAACCAGATCGGCTTCACCACGCCCTACCTCGAGGGGCGCACCAGCACCTACTGCACTGACGTGGCGAAAGTGACCCTCTCTCCGGTCTTTCACGTCAACGCCGACGACGTGGAGGCGGTGGTCCTGGCGGTGGAGATGGCCCTGGAGTACCGCCAGGCTTTCCAGTCCGACGTTTTTATCGATCTGCTGGGTTACCGGCGGTATGGCCACAACGAGTCCGACGAACCCCGCTTCACCCAGCCGAAACTCTACCGGGCCATTGCAGAGCACCCCGACCCCATGACCCTCTACCGCCGCAAACTGGCAGCGGAGGGGATCGTGACGGAACACGAGTCCCTGGCCCTTGAGCGGGGCCTGACCGAACGCCTGGCGGCGGAACTGAAGGCGGCCCGGGAGGAGAGCGCGCCCCACTGCCATTACATGAATTTCTGCGATCGTCGCCGCCGCCCTTCCGACCTCGACCTCGTCTCCTCGCCCCCCACCGGCGTGCCGGAGGAAAACCTGTCCGCAGCCGCCCGTGCAGCCTTCCACATCCCGGAGTCCGTGGCGGCTTTCGGCAAGATCCGGAAAATCTACGACGGCCACCTGGAGAACTTTTTCAATCGGAAACGGGTGGACTGGGCCATGGCCGAGTTGCTGGCCTTGGGCACCCTGGCCCTGGATGGGGTCCCGGTCCGCCTCTGCGGGCAGGACAGCGAACGGGGGACCTTCTCCCACCGACACGCCGTTGTCACGGACGAGGTCACCGAAGCGAAGCACGCCCCCCTGCAACATCTGGCGCCGGGGCAGGCACCGGTTTCGGTTTACAACTCGCTGCTGTCGGAGTACGCCGCCCTGGGCTTCGAGTACGGCTACGCCCGGGGTTGTCCGAATGGCCTGACCCTGTGGGAAGCCCAGTTCGGGGACTTCGCCAACGGGGCCCAGATCGTCGTGGACCAGTACCTGGCCGCTGCCGAGGCCAAGTGGAACGAACTCAACGGGGTCGTCCTGCTCCTCCCCCATGGCTACGAGGGACAGGGCCCGGAGCACTCTTCAGCGCGTATCGAGCGGTTTCTCCAACTCTGCACCGGGGGAAACCTGGTGGTGGCCCAGCCCTCCACGCCCGCGAGTTACTTCCATCTCCTCCGACGCCATGCGCGGTGGCCCGTCCGCCCGCCCCTAGTGGTCTTCACGCCTAAAAGCCTCCTGCGCCGGCCGGAGTGCGCCGACACCCCCGCGGACCTCGCCGGCGGGGTGTTCCACCCGCTTCTGGACGACGGCGAGGCCGATCCGGCCGCCATCCGGCAGGTACTGCTCTGTTCGGGGCGCATCTACTACGACCTGGCCGCCCGCCGCCGGGAGCGGGGTGCCCTGGACACCGCCCTGGTCCGCCTGGAGCAACTCCACCCGTTGACCCCGGCGCTGGGGGACCTGCCGGGGCGCTACCCGGCGGCCGTTCGCTGGGCCTGGGTGCAGGACGAGCCGGAGAACATGGGCCCGGCCCTGTTCCTCCGCCTCAAGCTCCCGGGGCTTGCCCCCGCTTTTGCCGGGATCGAGGTCGTCGCGCGCCGGGAGAGTGGCGCCCCCGCCACCGGCTTTCACGACATCCACGACCGGGAGCAGCGGCAGATACTGGAGAAAGCCTTCCGGTAATCAGGCCTTGACAGTCTTACGACAAATCTGTTACGGCCCCCGAACCACGCGACTCGGACCATCATAAATTCTTTAAGGCCAATGCATTCCGAATTCGCGTCAATGGTGCGATTCGGGGGAAATGCCTGTTTGGCGGCCAAGGCGGGGAGTCAGCCTTGCCGCAAGGCGAAGCCGGCCCCCTATCCTCCGGCGGGACGGAGAAAGGAAAGCAACCGAAGCCCGGACGGGGTGTCACGCCCCTCCCAGACGAGCCGGAACCCGTGCCGTTCGTAAAAGGGCCGGTTGGCCGGCTGGGCGGTCTCCACGAAACAGGACACCCACTCCTTGTCCGCCTGCTCCAGCCCGCTCCTGACGAGGGCCGAGCCGACGCCGCACCCCTGCCACGCCGGCGAAACCCCGATCACGAAGAGGTAGCGGTACCGCTCCCCGGCCAGGGAGCGTCGAACTTCGTGAAAATGCTCCCAAAACCGGCCGAGCCGCTCCGAGGCCGCCGGGCCCAGCAGGGTCGGCAACCCGGCCAGGCCCGAGGCGCGGGCCCGTCCCGGGTCGATCTCCGTTTCGCCGGGCCCCAGCCAGACGGCGGCCCCGCGCGGCTCCCCCCCGGTGGTGAAGGCCCCGCCGCAGAGGAGCCCAAGGCGAAGCGCCGCCGCGAATTGTGCCGGGGCCACCCGGCGCCGGGCCTCGGGGTCCGGGAGGGCGTAAACCTCGAGGGGGTCCCCGAGGAAAGCTTCCGCCAGAACCGTCGCGCACGCCGACAGTCGACCCGGTTCCATCGGGACCACGGTCACCCTACTCACATCCACCCTCCAACCGAAGGCTCAGCCGCAGGTCCACCCCGTCGGGGCGGCGGCCGCCTCCCCGGGGTCACTTCTCCAGCTTCAGGCGCAGCCAGTGGTCCGGGACATCGGGTGAAGCGCCCGCCGGAAGCGTCTTGTCGGGTCGCTTGAGGTGGATCAGGAGCGCGACTTCCCGCCCGAGCCGGGCCCGGTCCAACTGGAACTCGAACGCCTCGGGCGCGACGACCGCCTGTTTTCCGTCCTCCCAGGTCACACAAACCGGGTTGGCGGTCCACCAGCAATTCCGCCCCCACACCAGTTCCAACGCGTGAGTCAATGCGTGAGTGTCCTTGATTGCGGCGGGGTGAGTGTCCTCGATCGGCCCGGCTTTCGAAGGGTGGTTGTCCTCCATCGCCCGCTCCCCCAGGGCCGACGAGACGTGGAGCATTGCACGCCCGTCGCGGGTCGTCAGGTAGAGGTCGAGCCCCGTGTGACGGGCGCCCTTGAAGACGACCGCCAGGTAGAGATAGCGGGAGTCCTCTCGAGCCTTCAATTCCACCTCCGGGTCGAGCGGCAGGCCGAGGGCCCCCCGCCATTCGTCCACCCCCACGAAGCCGTTCACCAGGATGGACGGCCCCAACGGGACCACGGGCGACACCCCCGCCGCCAGCAGCAGCAAGCACAGGATCATTCCGCCTCCTTGCCGTGGGATCACGGGCCACGGCGTAGATTAGTGTTGATAAAGCCGCAATAAGTCGAAAACCGAACGGGAGAGTGTCTGTAACGCCTTTGTCTGAACCATCGCCCGGCGGGAGATGGTACGAATTGCGGAGAAGACCGTGTTCTTCGTCATTCAATTCGTCCACGGAGCCGGGGTCAGGCTGACGACGCGGGTGACGCCGGGCGGGCCGGAACTATCGACCCCCCAGGACGGGCTGCCGGTGTCCTCGACGACATAGCCCGGGCGGGAGCGGAACCGGTCCAGGAAGTCGGCCTTCTCCGCGGCCGACCAGTAGTGCGTGGGGATGACGGCCCGCGGCCGGAGGACCTCTACGAGCCCCGCCGCCTCGCCGGGCACCGGTCGGACCCAGCCCACGGGGACCAGCAGGAGGTCCAGCCGGGACGGGAGGCGTTTTTTCAGGGCCGTCCAGCGGGCCGGTGCGTCCGGCGCCGTCAGGTCGCCCTGGAGATCGCCGGAGAGGAACAGCGTCAACCCCTTGTAACGGATCAGGTAGCCGGTGTTGTCGTCCCGGGCGCGCTCGCTCACGGGGATCGCCTGGAGGCGGATCCCCCTCAGCGCAAAATCTTTCCCGTCGATGACGGTGGCGCCCGGGAAGGCCTGCTGGCGGTCGTGGTCGGGGTCGTGGTGGGTGTAGGCCACCAGGTCCGGCTTCAGGTCCCCGAGATCATGGATGGGGCTGGTGAGGCCATAGGCGTTGGACACCCCGTAGTCGACGAGGAGCGTCACGCCGTTGTCGAAGGCGAAGACAAAGGACGCGTGGCCCAGGTAGTGCAAGCGCACCGACGGCGCTCGGCCTGAGCCCTCCCCCGCGAAGACCAAACCGCCGAGGGTGATCCCCGCCAGGAAACAGGCGGCCAGCAACCCCCGTCTTCCCGATGAACCGAAGTGCATCGTAATCGTAGTCATTGGTTCGCCCTCCCGTCCCGCTTCGTTTTCCGTGTCTTGCGGACCGCTTCCCGGATCGCGGCGTGCATGGCCTCGCTCGGTTCGAGGGAGACGAAGGGCTCGATCTCCGCCTTGTTCACGGTCGTACCTCCGGGTGACGGGCCAGGAACGCCCGGGCTTTTTTCCGAGTGGAAACCCGGGGATTGTCCAGTTGCCGTTTTACGAAGTCGATAACGGTTTCCCGGCTCTCGACGGCAACAAGGATTTCGTCGAAGGCATCGATGACCTGGCCCAGGGCCACGTTCCTGCACTCGGGTGTCTTGTAGGCGGCACCCTCGACCTTCAGGAACTCCCGGGCGATCCGCCCCGCGAGGTGCGGCTTCGCCTTTGCCACGGCGGCGGCGCCCTGGATCGTGTTGGCGGCGGTGATGAGTTCCGGGCCGGGAATCGGGGCCAGGTAAGCCTCGAGCAGGCCCTCGAAACGGTTCTCCGTGTCGGCGCCCGCCAGGTTGCCCAGGATGCGAATGGCCTCCCACCGCAGGATCTTGTTACGGCCCGACAGCAGCGCGGCGAATCGGTCGAAGGCCGGGTAGAGGACCGCCGGGTTCGTCTGGCTGACGGCGTGGAGCACTTTGGCGCAACCGTACTTTACCCGCGGCTCGCGGGAATCGAGGCCCTCCAGCAACAGAACGAGCGCCCCGGGCTCTCCCGTGGCCCGCACCGCAAGGGCCTTGGGGTCGGCACCTTTCCTCCCGGCATCGTCGAGCAGATGGCATTCAGACATAAGCACTCCTCGTGATAGACATGATCTGTCAACTCGTTAATCCACCGATCGACCTCAGCCGTCCGCTTTCCTCGTCCCCCGGCACTCGGGATACGCCCGGCAGCCCCAGAACCGTGACCCCGCGCGCGGGCCCTGGCGGGCGGTTCGCAGGACCATTTCCTTGCCGCAGAGCGGACAGGATGGCGGCGAAGAGCTGGCAGAATCGGTCGGATCGGTCGGATCCGACCGATCGGTCCGATCGTGTGTGCTTTCGCCTTTCCGATAGGCGATTCTCGCCGCCGCCAGGCGTTCGCTGTATCCGCCCTCCTCGATGAAACCCCGCTCCAGTCCGGCGATCTGGTGGTCGAGCAGGTAATTGGCCTGGTGGATCAGGCAGATGACGGCATTGGCCACCACCGCCGGGTCCTCATGGGCGAGCCAGCGCGTGTAGGGGCCGAAGCGATCGGTCGGATCGGTCGGATCCGACCGATCGGTCCGATGCTGTTTCCCGACCTCTCTCACTTGCCGGGCACCGGGCGCATCCTTGGCCCACTGGGGCAAACCGCGTTGGCGCAGGAAGTCTTCGTAATCGAGCAGAAGCTCGTCGAGGCTGGCCCGGGCGACGTTGACGAGGCGCAACTCGGTCTGGGAAGAGGTCGCGGAGGCCCGGCTCCCCTCGGCGATGTTCTGGCGCCCGCTGCGTGCCGCCTGGACCATCTGGTCCACGGTGCGCGACCGCTTGTCGAGAAAGCGCTCGCAGAAAGCCACGGTAGCATCGTAGATAACGGTAGCCGTCTGGAAAGAGCGCAGTTCACGGTAGCCGCCACTTGGCCGGACCCGCTCCTGCTTGCCTGACGGGTGAGGTTTGCCGCTTCTGACAGGTCTGTCGGGCAAAGGCACTGAATCAGATCGGTCGGATCGGTCGGATCCGACCGATCGGTCCGATTCTTCGGGCGCTACGAACCAGTCTTCCGGGGTTTCCCGCCTTTCTCTCATCTCTCCCTCCCGGTTTCCCGGGCCGAATTCAGACATCGCCCGGGTCTCTCCCCTCAAGCCCTCACTTCCGGATCTGCAGGAACTCCACCGGGGCGCCGTCGCAGACGATGAAGGCCACCGTCACGCCCTCCGAGGGGCTGTTGGGGGCGATGATCACCTCCTGCCCGGCGAGGGCGGCCTCCAGGTCGTCCACCTCGAAGGCCAGGTGGGGGACCGTTTTGACCAGTTCCGGGAGACCGCAGTGCGGCTCGTAGCGCATCCACTGGATCCCGAACGGGTTCCGCTCGTGGTCGGTGCAGAAGACCCCGTAGCGCTCCAGGTGCGTCTCCCCTTCCTGCGGGGTCTGCGTGGGTATCCCGATGTGGTGGTATTTTCGCAAGGGGCCCTCCTGTCCCGCGTTTCGATCTCACCTGGCCGACAGCCCGCGGACGCCCCTCTACCGCCGGCATCTGCTGCCGTGTAACCCGAATGATACGATCCTATCTTATAGCCCGCCGGGCAGACTGTCAACCGACGACCCGGCCGCCTGTCGCAATCGCCGGAACGGAGCCGCGACCGTAAGGGAGCGGGAAGACACTGGAAAGGCGTTCCGCTTGCGTACGCGCGTGACTCTGGTTGCGCGTGTCGAGGGGGACTTCCCTCGTGGCGCGTGGGGAGGAGGCCGGTGCCAGGGTGCAGGCCTGCCCCTCGCCGACGCTTGGGGTGCCAGGGAAGGTTGCGGGATGCACACGGGTGTTGACGGCCCGGCGCGGCCGTGATGAAATGGACGAGGAGCCTCGTTCCTGTGGTTGGTGGGATTCGTGGTTTGATTTCGGGGCCGGGAGTGAGCGATGGAGTCGATCCGGGACCGGCTGAAGCGGATGACGCGGGACCGGCAGGGCGCCGCCGGGGAGGCGAAACCCGTCCGGCCGCCCGAAACGCCCGCCTTCACCGTCGAACTACGCACCGCGCGCTTCCCCCTCGACACGGTCCACGGCCACACGCCCCTCGCCGGGCTCTGGCCCCCCCGCCCAAACCTCTACCGCCTGGCCAGCCTCCCGGTGCCGCCGCCGGACGCGTCCCCGCCCGAGATCCTATTCCTGGACACCGAGACCACGGGCCTGGCGGGCGGCACCGGCACCCTGGCCTTCCTGGCGGGGACGGCCCGACTCGACCCGGCCCGCGGCGACCTGGTGGTGGAGCAGTACTTCCTCCCGGACCCCTCCGCCGAGCCCGCCTTCCTGGCGCCGCTGGCGGAGGCCCTGGGGCGGGCGGGCCTCCTGGCGTGCTTCAACGGGAAGTCCTACGACCTGCCCCTCCTCAACACCCGCTTCATCCTCAACGGTTTCCCCCCCGTCTCCCCGGACCTGCCCGTGGCGGACCTCCTCCACCCCGCCCGCCGGCGGTGGAAGGGCGACATCGGCGCCTGCGACCAGCGCTCGGTGGAGCGCCACGCGTTGGGTGTCCACCGCCGGGGGGACATCCCGGGCGAGTTGATCCCGGACCTCTACTTCCGCTACCTCCGCGACCGCGACCGGGGGCCCCTCGAGGAGGTTTTCCGCCACAACCTCCTGGACATGCTGGGGATGGCGGCGCTCTTCGCCCGGCTCAACACCCTCGTCCCCGAGGCGGAGCCCGCCCGCGACCCCGCGGACTGGGCCTGCCTGCTGGGCACCCTGGACGCCCGGGGCCGGCTGGCGGAGTTCGAGGAGATCTTCGCCCTCCAGTCAGACGCCCTCCTGGAGGCGGGTCGGCGGCACCTCCCCGCGGGGCGCGTGCTGGCGAGGCTGCTCAAGCGGGTCGGGCGGCGGGAGGAGGCCTGGCGGCTCTACCTCCACCTGGGGACGGCGCGCCCCCGGGACGTCCCCGAGAGCTTCGCCGAGGTCCTCAAGTACGAGGAACACATCCTGCGGGACTTTGCCCTGGCCCTGCGGCACTGCGACGAATTCGAGGCGGTCCTCCTGCGCGTCCCGGGCGTCACGGAAATCGTCCTCGACCTCCGACGCCGCCGGGAACGGTTGCGGAAGAAGGAAGCGCAAAAAGCGCAGAAGGCGCAGCCGGAATCGCCGGAGAACGGTCACCGGTGCGTGACCGGCAGCCCCGCGCCGGAAGAGTGAAACCGCGGAGAGCGCGGAGGAGCGCGGAGAACACCCGCGGAACGAGAAAAGAGCGGCAGCGTGCCCTGGGTTCCGGGGATCGGGAGAGGGGAAAGGGGATTGGGAGGGGAGAAAAGGGGCCCCGTTCACGCGAAATTCCGGGCAACCCTTTCGTCCTTTGTCCCTTGGGTCGTTTTGGCCCCTTGGGTCCTTTCCGCTGATTTGTGCGGCGAGCACCCCGGCCCGGGTGATGAATGGCGTTGCTTTTACAATCGCCACCGGCTTGCGGGAACGATACCGATTGCGACGGCGATACCGATTCCGATTGCGATACCGATTCCGATGAGGGTGAGAAACCGGGAGAGGAGGGACGAGATGAGAGCCATGCGAATGCACCGGGTCGTCGACCTGGGGACCTGCGCCGAGCCCCTGTCCCTCGACGAGGTCCCTCGCCCCGTGCCGGGGCCGGGGGAGGTTCTCCTGCGCGTGGGCGCCTGCGGCGTGTGCCACACCGAGCTGGACGAGATCGAGGGGCGCACGCCCCCGCCCCGCCTGCCCGTCACCCCCGGCCACCAGGTGGCGGGGGTGGTGGAGGCCCTCGGCCCCGGGGCGGCGAGGTTCAAGGCCGGCGACCGGGGGGGCGTGGCGTGGATCCACTCGGCCTGCGGGGACTGCGACTTCTGCCGGGAGGGCCGGGAGAACCTCTGCGCGGGCTTCCGCGCCACCGGCCGAGACGCGGACGGCGGCTACGCCGAGTACATGACGGTCCCCGAGGCGTACGCCGTGCGCCTGCCCGACGGCTTTACCGACCTCGAGGCCGCCCCGCTCCTGTGCGCCGGGGCCGTGGGCTACCGCTCCCTGCGCCTCGCCAAGCTGTGCGACGGGCAGGTGCTGGGGCTCGTCGGCTTCGGCGCCTCGGCCCACCTGGTGATCCAGGCCGCCCGGCACCAATACCCGAATTCCCCGGTTTACGTCTTCGCCCGGTCGGAGGCCGAGCGGGCCTTCGCCCTCGCCCTGGGCGCCGGCTGGGCGGGGGACATCGCGGACGACCCACCGTCGAAACTCCACGCCGCCATCGACACCACCCCGGCGTGGACGCCGGTGGTGGAGGCCCTCCGGCACCTGGAGCGCGGTGGACGGCTCGTGATCAACGCCATCCGCAAGGAGGCGGCCGACCTGGGCGCCCTGCTGAGCCTGGACTACGCGAGCCACCTCTGGCTGGAGAAGTCGGTGAAGAGCGTGGCGAACGTCACCCGCGCCGACGCCGAGGACTTCCTGGCCCTGGCCGCCGCCATCCCCATCCGGACCGAGGTGCAGGCCTTTCCCCTGGAGGATGCCAACAGGGCCCTCCTCGAGATCAAGCAGCGCCGGATCCGCGGCGCCAAGGTCCTGCAGCTCTGACGTTCGTACGCGCGGTCCCCGCGCGGACCCAGATGGTGAGTATTATTTTCGCCCGACGCAAGTGGGATGATGCAAGATGAAGCTCACCCCCGGCCATTCTCTGGCCGGCCGGGGCCTTGATGGACCGTCAACCTCCCCGGGAACTTCCGATTCGAGCCGTCCCGGCCTCTCGCAACGTCGCCAAGCCGCCAAGCCTCGCAAAGAAACTGTGAAGGCCTCTGGGGGTTCTTCACGAGGCTGGGATGTTGAAAGTGCCAGGCGAAGAAGGATTCTGATACCACCGTGGGAGAGAACGATTCACGAGCCTTGCGTCAATGCGAGGGTGACGTATCCCGAAGAGATACAGGAAATCAGCCGGCGGGTGCCCCGCCAGAGGCGGCGCTCCCGCCGGGAGGGGACGGTTTTGGGTGTTCCGCGCCCCGGAGGCGGCGCAGCTGCCTGCGAATTCATCCGGAATGGTGTTCAGAGTTCCGTTCAGGAGATCCACGTCTTCCGGAAGGTAAGGAGATACCACTTCCCCCCGCGCTTTCCCGCCAGGACGGCGTAGCTGACGCCGAAGAGGGGGCCGTTCCACCCGGGCCAGTCGAACCCTGACGCGTCATCCACGAAGGCCAACGTGCGGCCCGCCGGAAGCGAGCCGGGATTCAGGGTTCTGTGCCGTCCGGCAGCCGGACCACCTCCTGCTCCGTGATAAAAAATTCCCATTCCGGGCCTGCGTCCGGCGCGAAGGCCCGGA carries:
- a CDS encoding SUMF1/EgtB/PvdO family nonheme iron enzyme, which translates into the protein MATNRIPGILAACAFFGVVLGQGAGSVAFNDPIVGNLRYIPAGTFMQGAPTNESCAGGNEFQFQHQLTQAFAMMETEVTQQMWATLRLNDLSLPANPSEPAYGVGLSLPVNHVNWRLAILFANRLSDRQGLTPCYYVDQAFTTPLNAVNYQTGAIYCNFLANGYRLPTEAEWEYACRAGTTTPFNVDEPGYGPGNCTACSSTPFGPFNNAAWWCGNAVISQPVGGKTANTWNLRDMHGNVEEWCWDAYGMYPTGSFTDYRGEWATGSDRVTRGGSFNDNPSYCRSAARDLFPPLAPTLQGFRLVRNVSSGPCPPPQITLQPSDVTITAGQTATLVITATGTGTLYYQWYTSLTGQVWVMVPDATSPFCITPQLSYNRKYKVRVFDDCDVPVDSNEVTVTVEGCEDPMITKQPASTTILAGDRAMLSITAGGSAPHAYQWYLGASPDTNAPIEGAVSSNYTTPALTSSQSYWVKVENGCGTVESATATVTVQSCLIPTIVSQPVSQTLQPGQSATLSVQVRGTAPFQYEWYTGQSQQSGTVIPGAEMPYYTTPPLTSSAWFWVKVTNGCGYTFSSAARVTVEACTPVAITTQPMGTTIPTGGTVTLGVAATGTEPVDFQWYQGSSGDTSMPIQDAVTAVLTVGPLSQSTPYWVKLTNGCGSVNSATALVTVQPCQPPSFTAQPIGQNIAPWRPVLLSAIAEGTQPLLYQWYLGPSGDTRNPIPGAVGSQYNSPVLGRNTTFWVRASNPCGFIDSVTAAVTLQACTPPVITRQPQGTTVLPGQPTTLAVVADGYGTLAYQWYQGTSGDTSAPIAGADDASYTTPAMASTTNFWVSVTNDCGTVSSNTATVAVNAGKSVINSQPQPQSVQAGERATLRVAYSGGPLKKLDTCQWYNGESGDTSNPVEGATAPEYTTPSLDSSTSYWCEVDGSADSQTATVQVQGSGDSTLYAAHIATDSNWWSRITLVNLSDNATDAHIDAYLGCGLSAYAKGAPQRTILPGNTCVIRAEDILQPGSDYWLKIRSSKKLAGVVEFGMKGNPTTEVILPLIDMGSKSMVYPYVVSGVGNWYTGVTLINTTPVPVQYVVSAYKEDGTPLAAVGPLYLPASSKFVRMVNTIFPSEAGVNPSDIRFLKVETTAEQDSLVGFELFGIFSAQGGLSGLPTYAIPIDPASPSSTSTLHLGEIPDNNEWYTGMTFSNLGLVPVTANADLLDDKGAVITSNSFTVGPQSQMTREVWSLFDGSVHAGASRVRVTSPTPLLGFEINAARNGMESLDFDGLLGLGGGLTKQSFPLVRCTGGWTTVLTLNNLAGADNAYTLRIFNAAGAELASLPGALAAGYQGKLDLAALFPAQAASIAWAKLESAQPILAGATLKNTATNQVGKYVGIQYQ